ATTAGATTTAATAAGCGAAGTATTTCCATAAAGCAGCAATACCATCACCCAGACATTGTACTGCAAGACATGATTAATTCTTAGGCTGATATGCTTTGCGCACAAGTTTTTATTAGAACCAATAAATCAGAAAGAGGAAGAAAAATGCATTATACCGGAACCATCTATAGACCGCCTGTTGAAGCAGATTCATTGCTTTTGCAAGTCACTGTGGGGTGTGCCCATAATAAATGTACTTTTTGTAGTATGTATAAAGATGTGAACTTTAGTATAGAGAGATTGGAACAAATAGAGAAAGATTTAATGGAAGCACGAACCTACCATGATCGGGTGGAAAGAGTTTTTTTGGTAAATGGGGATGCTTTTGTTCTCAATGCAGATTACTTAAAAGCTATAGCCACAAAGATCAGGGATTATTTCCCTGAATGTAAAACAATAACAATGTATGCTTCCATACAGAATATTAAAGCTAAGAGGGATGAAGAATTAATTGAGTTAAGAAGATTGGGGATAAACGATTTATACGTGGGCTTAGAATCAGGATCTAGTGATGTTGTAACCCGAATTAATAAAGGTCATAGCATTCAAGAAGCTAAGGAACAATTAGAAAGATTAAATAATGCAAACATAAATCATATGGCATTGCTTATGTTGGGGGTAGCGGGAAAAGGTAAGGGCGTAGAAAATGCTAAATTAACGGCAGAATTGCTTAATATAACTAAACCAAAACTTGTCTGGGTTGGAACCTTGGGGGTAATAGCAGGAACGAAGTTGCAGGAAGAAATCATAGCGGGTCGTTTTGAAGAAGCTACTGAAATCGAAAATCTGATTGAGGAGAAAACATTGATTGAAGAGATTCAATTAAAAAATATTCCATTCTATGGTGTGCACAACACGAATGCTATCCCACTTGCAGGGATGCTACCCAGAGATAAAGAGAAAATGTTGATGATACTCGAAGATGGCATTAATGATTTTGACGAAGACGCCTTTAAGAAAACATTTAAACGAATTCCCAGGTAGAAAAACAGAAACCATGTTTTATTAACCAATTACTCAAATGATCGTATTAATAGCGCGAAATTTTCAATTTGTAAATCCAACCAAAATCATTTTTAGGAAAGGCGAGATTATTCAACTATCGAAGGAAATTCCTTTAAACAGCAAGGTCTTGGTCTTATACGGTGGAGGAAGTGTCCCAAAAAGTGGGTTGCTTCAAAGTATCAAAGATGTATTGCAGAATTTTTACGTGGGAGAATTTGGCGGTATTGAGCCCAATCCGACATATGAAACGCTCATGAAAGCGGAAAAAGCAGTCAAAATACTTCAGTATGGGGAGCGAGTATGGAATATAACTGGAGATATGCCGGAAAAAGAAAAAATCAACCTGGCTATGAACTGACCCCCAAAAGTTAGACCTAAATTTAACTTTTGGGAGGTCAGTTTTTTCATGGCAAAATATAGTTTTGAAATTAAACAAAAAGTTGTCCAAGCATACTTATCTGGTGAAGGTGGATACAAATTTATAGCAGATAAATATAAAATAGCAGACAAATATATAGTAAGGAGATGGATAAAAACTTATGAAAAATTGGGTTCTAATGGATTAATGAGATCCCGAAAAAATCAAACTTACTCTTTTGAATTTAAACTTTATATGGTAGAGTCATATTTAACAACAGAAGTCTCGTATGAGGAGTTGCTTTAAAGGCCGGAGTGAATAATCATCCACTAATTACCAAGTGGGTAAATGATTTTAGAATTGCTGGTCCTGAGGCTCTGAGAGAAAAAAGAAAAGGACGGCGACCCAAAGTGATAAAACCTAAAAATGATAAAACATTGCAAGGTATAAGTCAAACTCCTGGTGCACAATATCTTGAACAACTAAAAGAAGAAAATTTAAGACTTAGAATCGAAAATGCATATTTAAAAGAACTGAGGAGACTGCGTTTAGAGGAAACACCTCTAAGCAAAAAGCGAAAATCATCCACAGCCTCCGGGGAGAATTTAAACTAAAAAGATATTCTCGCATTTACAGGTTTCCAAAAAGCAACATATATGTATTGGCAAAAACGCTTTGAACGCAAAAATCCTAATGAAGAACTAGAAACCCTAATCCTTAAGATTCGAAACGATAATAAAGATTTTGGATATAGACGAATTTACGGTCAATTGCGCAAACAAGGGATGAATGTGAACCATAAGAAAGTGCAAAGAATTGTTCAGAAACTTAAAATATAAGTAACTTCCTTTATCCGGCTGTTGTTCATAAGGTATTGGAAATCAGTTTATAATTAATTAATGGAAGGAAGATTGTTAGTGATACAAGATAAAAAATATTTGCTATGGGAAATGATTTTTGGTATTTATGCATGCTCAAAGTTCGAATAACTTACTATCAATGGCTAATTATATTTGTCGAAAGGGATGAAATGTTATGAACGAAGTCATACAAAATATGTTAACAAGAAAAAGCATAAGAACTTATAAAAAGGATCAGGTCAAAGATGAGGATTTAAAGGACATTATTCAATCCGCAATCCATGCACCGTCCGGAGGAAATTCGCAATCTTGGATTTTTACTGTGTTGCAAAATGACGATAGACTAGCTGAACTTAACGACCAAGTAAAAGAGGTATATAAAGATATTGAAGTAAATGAAAAAACATATCGGTCCATTGTAGCAGGAAAGAATGCAGCAAAGAATGCAGGCTATAATATATGATCCAGGATTTGTTAGTTTCCATCAGGATAAAGGAATCGGGCAAAAAGATTTTAAAAATGGTAAAAAAATCGCATGGTGGGAATTATTAATGTTACATCAGATTCTCTTGCTGATGGAGGAAAATAGTGAAGAGGTTATCAGCTTTTTTCAGAGAATAAGAACAACATAAATTTGTTTAGAGTGAATACTGAGACAATAAGTAGAATTTATTGTGGTTATAGGTGTGATGCTGATGAAGTAAAGGAGTTCGCTTGTAGTAATTCACAATTGGCATGCAAAAATGAAGCTTATAAAAAAGCAGAAGGCAAGCATAGGATATATCCCAAAAAAGAAATATGGTATCATTATGCTTTTAAAGATCAAGGAATAAAAATTGAATATCATGACAATACTTTCAAGAAAAAGATTAAGTTTATGAAAAATTTAAACTGGAAGAATGGAAAAAGGAATTTTGGAAAGCCCCAACATTGCTTGATACAACAAATCCCGATATTTCGGCGTTCCGGAAAAATGGCGGTAAATTGATTATCCTTCATGGAACAGCTGACCGGGTTTTGGCATTGTCAGGGACTATAGATTACTATAACAAATTTGTAGAAAAGTTTGGACAACGTCCACTGAATAATTTTGTGAAATTTTATATTGTGCCAGGTTACGGACATGGCAAGGAAAGTGTCTTTACTATGGGAAGAAATGTGCTGCAAGATCTGGATCATTGGGTCGTAAGTAAAGAAGAACCGGGGAACTTGGTCGTTACGGACCAAAATGAAAAAACAAAGGGACGTGCACTGCCGTTGCAGGTCTATCCTGGGTACCCCCGATATTCGGGAAATGGTAATGTGAATTCAGCTGCGATTTATGTATATGGTTCATTAGCGAATGGAAGATAATTTTTGGTATTTATGCATGCTCAAAGCTCGAATAACTTACTATCAATGGCTAATTATATTTGTCGAAAGGGATGAAATGTTATGAACGAAGTCATACAAAATATGTTAACAAGAAAAAGCATAAGAACTTATAAAAAGGATCAGGTCAAAGATGAGGATTTAAAGGATATTATTCAAGCCGCAATCCATGCACCGTCCGGAGGAAATTCACAATCTTGGATTTTTACTGTGTTACAAAATAACGATAAACTAGCTGAACTTAACGACCAAGTAAAAGAGGTATATAAAAATATTGAGGTAAATGAAAAAACATATCGGTCTATTGTAGCAGGAAAGAATGCAGCAAAGAATGCAGGCTATAGTTTCTATTATCATGCACCTACCCTGATTCTTGTGTCTAATGCAAGGGAATATCCGAATGCAATGGCCGATTGTTCCGTGGCTATTGAAAATATGATGTTGGCAGCCCATTCTTTGGGTTTGAGTTCATGTTGGATTAACCAGCTTACATGGTTTGGTGATATTCCGGATATAAGAAAGCTCTTATCAGGTTATGGCGTTCCAGATGATTATATGGTATGTGGTTCTGTCGCATTAGGTTATAGTGAAAATGACTCGGGGAAATTGGTGCCTAGAAAAGAACCAAATGTGACTATTATAAAATAAGCAATAGAATAAGATTTAGATTGTTCATATATATATGATCAAGGATTTGTTAGTTTCCATCAGGATAAAGGAATCGGGCAAAAAGATTTTAAAATTGGTAAAAAAATCACATGGTGGGAATTATTAATGTTACATTAGATTCTCTTGCTGATGGAGGAAAATAGTGAAGATGTTATTTCCAACCTTGGAAAGACAGATGACGATTTGTCAGTGAAGTCGCAGCTAATCCTAATTTACTAGGTATAATTAAACGTTCTGAAAGCAACCGTATTAAAAGAAACGCAAAGATATTAACTCAAATTCAGCGAATTCACAAAGAAAGTCATACTAAGAAGATCCCTTGATTTTTTATTATGGAAAATCAGCCAACGTACAGGGATGATGAGGAATTCTGTTTATCTCTCTTGCAATTTGAAGGGTGGTAGCTATAATAATTGTAACAAGGTCGAGGATACTATGTCGTGGGCACTGCCATTTATCCTCCAAAGGGCAAAATGGCTTAGCCAGTGAGACATAGAAAAAAATGACCTTGCATTAAAGCTTTTCGAAGCTTATGCAGGGCCATTTTTTTTATTTTTCAAACTATCCTCAAACCGCGTAAATACTGAAATTTCGGGAATATTCTGCTTATTAAAAAAAGGCGGTCACCATGGAGTGGCGGGCATTTCTGGCAAAGCCAGGGAGAATACAGGGAAATGCCTTTTGGAGAATAAATGGCAATGACTCACGACATGAAAAACACGAATCCTTTAAAATGTTTATTACATGATTTAACTGTTTATTGTTGCTATATGGAAAATATGGTACAATTCTAACAGGTGCTACTAAACGTAGGCGGTTAGTTCCCATTTGTATTCCGTTACATACGGATGAATGGGGGTGATGCCATGAATGATGCAAATTTAACATTGTTACTTTTCATCATCCTGGTTTTTGCCATAAAAAAAGATTAACCGCCCAGCCTCAGAAACTTTGCGGTTAATCTAATCGTAATTTCATGGGAGCTAACCGTTTTATCGGTAGCACTTTTATATGATTATCATAACACAAATATTTTATACTATCAATTCAATTATTTAATAAAACATATGGATAAAGAGGATGAGGTATTGTGAAAATGCAAATTGAAACGGATCGTTTACTTTTGCGTCCAATTACTATGGAGGATGCAGGAGATATTTTTGAATACAGCAAGAATCCTCATGTTGGTTCAAATGCGGGATGGAAGTCACATGGAAATATTGAAGAAACGATAGAAATCATGAAAATGATATTTATAAATCAAGACGGTATTTTCGGAATCATTTTAAAGAGTAACAAGAAGTTAATTGGGATAGTAGGAGTAATGTTAGATCCAAAACGGCAAAATCACAAGGCGTATATGTTAGGATATTCTTTAGCAGAACCATATTGGGGGCAGGGGATAATGACGGAGGCGGTAATGGAAACGATAAAATATGGATTTAGTCAGTAAATCTAATCTTTTTGCGTCTTAGAATTTTTTATCATTTTGGATTTTTATTCGAATCTTTTTTATTCAAAGAGTTCCCAAAGGATTTTCCGAAAGTTTTCAAATCTTTCCTTGATAAGATAAAGACAAATTAGGAAAGGTGGAATTTAAATGAATAAGTTAACTAAAGGATTTGTTGCTATAGCAATGGTCGGAGTATTGCAAATTGGATTTACGAGTGCTGTTTTAGAGGCTTCTCCTAGAGATGATAGACCGCCACAACGAGTTAATCATCATGACAAACATCGAGATAAAGCTCACTATGATAAAGAGATGAAAAAAGAAAAAGAGCGTCATGAAAAAGAAATGAAACGTCATCCGGGAGAATCTAGACACGAATGGGAAAAAAGAAAGCATGAAGAAGAAAAGCGGCATCAGAATGAAATGGATAGAATTGCCGCTCTGCTTGTTGGAATTGCTATAGGAAGCTCTTTGTAAATTCCATTAATGATTGTAATTTTATAAGCTTTGTAAAAAATAAATAATGGCTGTCTGGCGAACCTTTTGGAGCTACATAAAAATAGGTATGTAAAGATTCGTTATGACAGCTCTTTTTGTATAAAAAATAAGTAATTTTAAAATAAACAGTCTTTACGGTAAAGAATATTTTTTATAAATGCCTTTTATGACGAATACAAACAAAATACTGCAAATTCCGTTGACATTCTTAAAAATAATCTGTTATTATAAATAGAGTGGCGCAAATAGTAGTATAAGTTTTTAATTTTTATATATTTATTTGTCATTGTAATTATAGGATGCTTTTTGACAATTTTTGTTGATAAAACCATAAAATATTATCGACTCCGGCCCAATTGGTCGGAGTCGAATGAATTTACGATATAGGTGATAAGCTGAATTGGGGAACGATTGCCCTGTGGATTATTTGCATTACATGCAGATAATCGGAGCCCATATATTTTTATATGGTTAATATAGATAATTTTAAGCTAGTGAAGTTTATTCGCAAACAGAATTGATCCAAATGAATAAACTACGATAATTCGCGTATGTTAGGAAAGGTGGTTAATTCATGAAAAAAGTAGCTATTGTTATGGGGAGTGACTCTGATTGGCCGATATTAAAAACGGCGGCAGATTTACTAAACGATTTTGGTATTGAATATGAGGTCGTTGTTGCATCTGCACATCGTACACCAGCAAAAGTACACGATTTTGTTACTTCAGCACCTGAAAAAGGGATTGGTGTGTTTATTTCAGCAGCAGGCGCGGCAGCCCATTTAGGTGGTGTGATTGCAAGTCTTACAACACTTCCTGTAATTGGAGTTCCAATTAATGCAACTCCTTTAAATGGTATGGATGCATTACTTAGTACAGTTCAAATGCCATCTGGAATTCCAGTTGCAAGTATGGCTGTGAATGGGGCAAAAAATGCAGCAATTTTTGCGGCGCAAATTTTGGCTGTAAGCAATCCTAGTTTACAGGAAAAACTAATTGCACATCGCAAGCAAATGGCAGAAGAAGTTGAGAAGAAAGCAGCGAAGGTTGCAGAAAGTTTATAATATAAAGTAAGACTTAATTCAGGTGGAGTGTTCACTCTAGCTGAATCTTAGTCGACCTTATTCAGGAAATTAGCCGCTCACCTGTGCCCTGTGGGTATAACTCCTACTTATAGAAGTTAGGAGTCTTATAAGCAGAGAACAAAAATCTTTGATTTTGTGTGAATCGCTTATTTTGTCAGATGGGCGGGATAGTTATCTGGTAAAAAACTATGAAATTTGGAGGCTATAAGCAATGGGAAAAAAACCATTATATGAAGGCAAAGCAAAGCAAATTTATGCAACGGAAAATCCTGATGAAGTATTAGTATATTATAGAGATGATGCAACTGCTGGTAATGGAGCAAAAAAAGGTACGATAGCAGATAAAGGGATTATGAATAATAAAATCGCATCATTTTTCTTTAAATTATTAAAAGAAAATGGTGTTGATAACCATTTTGTAAGTATGCCAAGCGATCGTGAGATGTTAGTAAAATCCTTGAAAATTTTACCTCTTGAAGTTGTAGTAAGAAACATTGCAGCAGGAAGCCTTGCGAAGCGTTTAGGTTTAGAAGAAGGCATAAAAATGTCTTGCCCTGTTGTTGAATTATATTATAAAAATGATGAACTTGGTGATCCATTAGTTAATGATTATCATATAAAAGCAATTGGCTTAGCAACGGAAACTCAAGTTGCTGAAGTAGAAAGCATTGCTTTAAAAGTAAATGAAATTTTAACAAAATATTTAGCAACAAAAAATATTGAATTGATTGATTTCAAACTTGAATTTGGTTTATACAAGGGTCAAGTATTGTTAGGGGATGAAATTTCTCCAGATACTTGTCGTTTCTGGGATACAGTAACAAAAGAAAAATTGGATAAAGATAGATTCCGTCGTGATATGGGCAATGTTGAGGATGCCTATAAAGAAGTATTACACAGATTAACAGGAGAGGTTAGATGATAGATTTAGAACTGGACAAGCTAAAAGAAGAATGTGGTGTTTTTGGCATTTATTCGCGAACTGAGGATGTAGCACTTAATACGTATTGGGGACTTTATGCGCTTCAGCATCGTGGACAAGAAAGTGCCGGGATTGCTATTACTGATGGTTCTTGGATGGATGTAACACGTGGAATGGGATTGGTAAATGAAGTTTTCCGCCATCAAGTACCACATATGGACAATCAATATATTGCCATTGGTCATGTTCGTTATTCGACGACTGGCTCCAGCCTTCTAGCTAATACTCAACCGTTAATGGTAAATTATTCTGGTGGTAAAATTAGTTTGGCTCATAATGGTAACTTAACAAATGCAGCAGAAATTAGACGTGAATTAGAAGAGCAAGGTACAGTTTTCCAAACTTCAATTGATAGTGAGGTTTTTGTGAATTTAATTGCGAGATCTCGCAAGGAATCAGTTGAAGAAAAAATTATGGAAAGTTTAGTGAAAATTAAAGGTGCATATTGCTTAACGATTATGACAGAAGAAAAGTTAATTGGTGCACGTGATCCGCAAGGGTTCAGACCGCTTTGTATCGGGAAAATGGGAGATTCATGGGTGCTATCTTCTGAGTCTTGTGCACTTGATACAGTTGGAGCTGAATTTGTTCGAGATGTAGAACCAGGTGAGATGGTTGTGATCAACGATAAAGGGCTTAAGTCATATCATTTTGCAACAGCTGATAAAAAGGCAGCATGCGTATTTGAATATATTTACTTTGCTCGTCCAGATAGTGTGATTGATGGACAGAGTGTTCATGATGCAAGATTTGAAATGGGTCGTATATTAGCAAGAGAAAGTGGCTTTAAAGCAGATATTGTTATTTCTGTACCTGACTCTGGTACTACGGCGGCAACTGGCTTTGCTTATGAATCTGGAATTCCATTTAAAGAAGGTTTAATGAAAAATCGTTATATTGGGCGTACTTTTATTCAACCTAGTCAACAAAAACGTGATACAAGTGTCAGACTTAAATTAAATGCAATTAAATCAGTAGTAAATGGTAAATCTGTAATTATGGTTGACGATTCTATTGTGCGCGGTACGACGAGCGGAAAAATTGTTCGCATGCTCAAGGCAGCTGGTGCTACAGCTGTTCATATGTGTGTAAGTTCGCCTCCAATCGGTTATCCATGTTATTATGGAATTGACACTTCTGCACGTAAAGAATTGATTGCAGCTACAAAATCAGTAGAAGAAATTCGTCAATATATTGGGGCAGATTCTTTACATTTCTTATCTATTGAAGGATTAAAAGAGTCGCTAAAAGCAGTAAGCTGTGAAGATATGTGTTATGCTTGCTTTAATAGTGCATATCCTGGTGAAAAACCTAAAGAAGATACAATTGGTGCAGATAAATACGTTTTTGAAAAGAAAAAGTAAAAATAATTAAGCTCTGAATTGGGGGAGTTCGATGACTACTGAAAATAAATCTCAACAATTAACTTATCGTGATGCTGGTGTTGATATTGACGCCGGCAATCATGCTGTAACATTGATGAAAAAACATGTAAAATCTACTTATCGTCCTGAGGTATTAGGTGATTTAGGTGGTTTTGGTGGATTATTCGCTTTAAATAGCGGAAAATATAAAGAACCAGTTCTCGTCTCTGGTACAGATGGTGTGGGGACGAAATTACGTTTGGCTTTTATGCTAGACAAACATGATACAATTGGTCAAGATGCAGTTGCAATGTGTGTGAATGATATTTTAGTGCAAGGTGCAGAACCTTTATTTTTTCTTGATTATTTAGCTGTGGGCAAACTTGAGCCAGAAAAAGTTGCAGCAATTGTAAGTGGTGTTGCTGGTGCTTGTAAAGAATCTGGGTGTGCGTTAATTGGTGGAGAAACTGCTGAGATGGCAGGTTTTTATCCAGATGGTGAATATGATATTGCTGGTTTTGCTGTTGGTATCGTGGATAAGGCAAAGATTATTACAGGTGCAAATATTAAGCCAGGTGATATTTTAATCGGATTACCATCAACTGGTGTACATTCTAATGGTTACTCACTTGTAAGAAAAATTTGTTTTGATGTAAAAGGGTTTAAAGGCGATGAATATATTGAAGAGTTCGGTAAGACGATTGGTGAAGAATTATTAACACCGACACGTTTATATCCAAAAGTTTGTATGCCTTTAACAGAAAAATTCACGATTCATGGTATGGTGCATATTACTGGCGGTGGATTCTATGATAATATTCCACGGGTTTTACCAGAAAATTGTGGAGTAGAAGTAGATTCTACATCTTGGGAAAGACCAGCTGTTTTCGATAAATTGCAAGAGTGGGGCAACGTTGCTTGGACGGAAATGTACCGTACTTTTAATATGGGGATTGGTATGGCTTTAGTTGTTCCAGCAAATGAAGTTGAAAAAATTCAAGCGCATTTAGCAGCAAATAATGAAACTGCTTATGTGATTGGTAAAGTTGTCGAAGGTAAGCAAGAAGTTGTGATAAAAGGTGGGGTTTTTAATGACTAATACTGCAGTATTAGGCGTTTTAGCCTCTGGTCGCGGCAGTAATTTGCAATCGATTATTGATGCAATTGATATTGGTAGAATTAAAGCAGAAATTGCAGTTGTTATTAGTGATAAACCAGAAGCAAATGCTTTAAAACGCGTAGCTGAATTAGGGATACCTGCGGTTTGTGTAGATCGCAAACTTTATGATACGAAAGAAGAATTTGAAAAAGCACTGGTAGAAGAACTTGAAAAACATCGTGTGGATTTAGTTATTTTAGCTGGATTTATGCGTATTTTAAGTCCGTATTTTGTAAATGCTTTTAAAAATAAAATCATGAATATTCATCCTTCTTTATTACCGGCTTTCCCTGGTGCACATGCACATCGCAGTGTTTTAGAATACGGTGCGAAAGTTTCTGGCTGTACAATTCATTTTGTAGACGAAGGAATGGACAGTGGTCCGATTATTTTGCAGGAGTCTGTTCCAGTACTTGATGATGATACAGAGGAAACTCTGGCTGCTCGTGTACTTAAAGTGGAACATGTATTATATCCAAAAGCAATTGCATTGTATTTGGAAGATAAACTTGAAATAAACGGTAGACGTGTAATGATTAAAGAATAGAGAATAGGTGGGAAGAGCATGAAAATTAAACGTGCCTTAATCAGTGTTTCTGATAAAACTGGTGTTATTGAATTTGCGAAAAAGCTTCATGCTGCTGGGGTAGATATTATTTCTACTGGCGGTACAATGAAAACTTTAAAAGAAGCAGGTATTCCTGTAACTTATGTAAGTGAAGTGACTGGGTTTCCTGAGATTATGGATGGTCGTGTAAAAACTTTAAATCCATATATTCATGGTGGTATACTTGCAATTCGTGATAATGCAGAGCATGTGGAAGCGATGAAAAAACATAATATTACAGGCATTGATATGGTTGTTGTAAATCTTTATCCATTCCGTCAAACAATTGCCAAACCAGGGGTTGAACTTGCAGAAGCAATTGAAAATATTGATATTGGTGGCCCCGCGATGATTCGTGCGGCAGCAAAAAATTTCAAATATGTAACTGTGGTTGTAAATCCTGCACGTTACGATGAGATTGCAGCTGAACTTACAAGTGATGCTGGTATTACTGATGGACTTCGTATGTCTCTTGCAAAAGAAGCTTTTGGGCATACCGCTGAGTATGATGCTTGTATTAATCAATACTTAGCTAAAGAGTTAGGCGAAGGCAATTTCCCTAATACAGTACATATGACGTTAGAAAAAGTTCAAGATTTACGTTATGGTGAAAATCCACATCAAAATGCGGCTTTCTATCGTGAAGCGCATAGTCCAATCGGGGTTGCGAATGCGAAACAATTGCACGGAAAAGAACTTTCCTTCAATAATATTGTTGATATAGAATCAGCTTATAATATTGTAGCTGAATTTAAAGATCCAGCAGTAGCGATTATTAAACATACAAATCCTTGCGGTGCAGGAATTGGTGCAACAATTTCTGAAGCTTACACAAAAGCATATGAAGCAGATCCGTTATCTGCTTTTGGTGGTATTGTGGCATTAAATCGTACAGTAGATAAAGCAACTGCACAGCAAATTAGTGAAATTTTTATTGAGGTTGTGATTGCTCCTGCCTTTGATAAAGAATCGCTTGAAATTTTAACAGCGAAGAAAAATATTCGCCTATTAACATTACCGCTTCCTGAACTTGGCGGTTCTCGTATGGATATGAAAAAAGTGGCTGGTGGAATGTTACTTCAAGATGCAGATACGCTTGAGGCAAAACGCGAAGAAATGCAAGTCGTTTCTAAGCGTCAACCAACGGAAGAAGAATGGCGTCAAGCAATGTTTGCTTGGAAAATTGTAAAGCATGTAAAATCTAATGCGATTGTTGTTGCTGGCAATGACCAAACGTATGGTGTTGGTGCAGGTCAAATGAATCGTGTAGGTTCAGCAGCAATTGCGCTTGAACAAGCTGGTGAAAAAGCAAAAGGTGCTGTACTTGCTTCTGATGCATTCTTACCGTTTAGAGATTCTGTGGATACGGCTGCAAAAGCTGGTATCACATTAGTTATTCAAACTGGCGGATCAATTCGTGACCAAGAATCTATTGATGCAGCGAATGAACATGGAATTACAATGATTTTCACTGGTAGAAGACATTTTAAACATTAATTGAATTGATTTTCAATATTTTAAGATAAAGTCGCACTTACTTTTTCGCAAGGATGAGTTTTCGTGCGACTTATCTATATAGGAGTGATTGTGTGCGTATATTAGTCATTGGCGGCGGTGGTCGCGAACATACGTTAGCTTGGAAACTTTCTCAAAGTCAAGGTGTGGAGAAAATGTATGCGATTCCGGGCAATCCTGGGATGGAAAGCCTTGCTGAATGTATAAGTAATAT
This genomic interval from Selenobaculum gibii contains the following:
- the purM gene encoding phosphoribosylformylglycinamidine cyclo-ligase, which codes for MTTENKSQQLTYRDAGVDIDAGNHAVTLMKKHVKSTYRPEVLGDLGGFGGLFALNSGKYKEPVLVSGTDGVGTKLRLAFMLDKHDTIGQDAVAMCVNDILVQGAEPLFFLDYLAVGKLEPEKVAAIVSGVAGACKESGCALIGGETAEMAGFYPDGEYDIAGFAVGIVDKAKIITGANIKPGDILIGLPSTGVHSNGYSLVRKICFDVKGFKGDEYIEEFGKTIGEELLTPTRLYPKVCMPLTEKFTIHGMVHITGGGFYDNIPRVLPENCGVEVDSTSWERPAVFDKLQEWGNVAWTEMYRTFNMGIGMALVVPANEVEKIQAHLAANNETAYVIGKVVEGKQEVVIKGGVFND
- the purN gene encoding phosphoribosylglycinamide formyltransferase; its protein translation is MTNTAVLGVLASGRGSNLQSIIDAIDIGRIKAEIAVVISDKPEANALKRVAELGIPAVCVDRKLYDTKEEFEKALVEELEKHRVDLVILAGFMRILSPYFVNAFKNKIMNIHPSLLPAFPGAHAHRSVLEYGAKVSGCTIHFVDEGMDSGPIILQESVPVLDDDTEETLAARVLKVEHVLYPKAIALYLEDKLEINGRRVMIKE
- the purH gene encoding bifunctional phosphoribosylaminoimidazolecarboxamide formyltransferase/IMP cyclohydrolase gives rise to the protein MKIKRALISVSDKTGVIEFAKKLHAAGVDIISTGGTMKTLKEAGIPVTYVSEVTGFPEIMDGRVKTLNPYIHGGILAIRDNAEHVEAMKKHNITGIDMVVVNLYPFRQTIAKPGVELAEAIENIDIGGPAMIRAAAKNFKYVTVVVNPARYDEIAAELTSDAGITDGLRMSLAKEAFGHTAEYDACINQYLAKELGEGNFPNTVHMTLEKVQDLRYGENPHQNAAFYREAHSPIGVANAKQLHGKELSFNNIVDIESAYNIVAEFKDPAVAIIKHTNPCGAGIGATISEAYTKAYEADPLSAFGGIVALNRTVDKATAQQISEIFIEVVIAPAFDKESLEILTAKKNIRLLTLPLPELGGSRMDMKKVAGGMLLQDADTLEAKREEMQVVSKRQPTEEEWRQAMFAWKIVKHVKSNAIVVAGNDQTYGVGAGQMNRVGSAAIALEQAGEKAKGAVLASDAFLPFRDSVDTAAKAGITLVIQTGGSIRDQESIDAANEHGITMIFTGRRHFKH